A section of the Nitrospira sp. genome encodes:
- a CDS encoding TolC family protein encodes MSRLLPHTTLLTLATLALTALLVSASRAADPEQPLTLPHGSFLGVQRAVDIAVKNHPMLLEGAANLKASEARTEQARSLYYPQVYANANTVAGAGVSNPRFLVGGGLLRENQTTFTGGVIANQRIYDFGYTSNLVESSKLAERAQGQDVSARRALVLLYVQRAYLNSLKRRRLVQIAEETVRERGIIAGQIETLYRQQLKSKLDFDLAHVELVNAQSLLVRSRNDLKASFADLNRTMGIAGADDYVLEDISVEVRPQKTLESLINESLSHPEVKRAKEQTASADARLTATKRQYLPTVSAIASGGTFDPFDARQNQQTGGWWMAGAMVSMPLFTGFLIENQVVEANANRQAASAATSNIEQALTQQVTNAYLDTLTFAQQITLAEEQVKTAQEALQLSKQRYKLGLGTVVEVTQSEVAVTAAQTRLAETQFDYKIAEVTLAYTSQGDDTGRALLLSRASPPSPDAVGPHPAN; translated from the coding sequence ATGAGTCGCTTGTTGCCCCATACCACCCTCCTGACGCTGGCGACGTTGGCATTGACCGCGCTGTTGGTCTCCGCCTCGCGCGCCGCGGACCCAGAGCAGCCCCTGACGCTGCCTCACGGCAGTTTTCTGGGCGTACAGCGCGCCGTCGATATAGCAGTAAAAAACCACCCCATGCTGCTCGAAGGCGCGGCGAACTTGAAAGCCTCGGAGGCCCGCACCGAACAGGCCCGCTCCCTCTACTACCCGCAGGTCTATGCGAACGCCAACACGGTGGCGGGCGCCGGGGTGAGCAACCCGCGTTTCCTGGTCGGCGGTGGATTACTTCGAGAAAACCAGACCACCTTCACCGGTGGCGTCATCGCCAATCAACGCATCTACGACTTCGGCTACACGAGCAATCTGGTGGAGTCGAGCAAACTGGCCGAACGCGCGCAGGGACAGGATGTCAGTGCCCGCCGTGCCCTGGTGTTGCTGTATGTGCAACGGGCCTATCTGAATAGTCTCAAGCGGCGGCGACTGGTCCAGATTGCGGAAGAAACCGTCCGGGAACGCGGGATCATCGCCGGGCAGATCGAGACCCTCTACCGCCAACAACTGAAATCGAAGCTCGACTTCGATCTGGCGCATGTGGAGCTGGTCAATGCGCAATCGCTCCTGGTGCGCAGCCGCAACGATTTGAAAGCCAGCTTTGCCGACTTGAACCGGACCATGGGCATTGCCGGAGCCGACGACTACGTCCTCGAAGACATTTCCGTGGAGGTGCGTCCGCAGAAGACGCTGGAAAGCCTGATCAACGAAAGCCTGTCGCATCCGGAAGTGAAACGCGCGAAGGAGCAAACCGCGTCAGCCGATGCGCGACTCACCGCGACCAAACGCCAGTACCTGCCGACGGTCTCGGCGATCGCCAGCGGCGGGACCTTCGATCCCTTCGATGCCCGCCAGAACCAGCAGACCGGCGGCTGGTGGATGGCCGGCGCGATGGTGTCGATGCCTCTGTTCACCGGATTTTTGATCGAAAATCAAGTCGTGGAGGCGAACGCCAATCGTCAGGCCGCCTCCGCCGCCACCAGCAATATCGAACAGGCGCTGACGCAACAGGTGACCAACGCCTATCTCGACACCCTGACCTTCGCCCAACAGATCACCCTGGCGGAAGAACAGGTGAAAACCGCGCAAGAGGCGTTGCAGCTTTCGAAACAGCGCTACAAACTGGGGTTGGGCACGGTGGTGGAAGTGACACAATCGGAAGTGGCGGTGACCGCGGCGCAAACCCGGTTGGCAGAAACCCAATTCGACTACAAGATCGCGGAAGTCACGCTGGCCTACACGTCTCAGGGCGACGACACCGGGCGCGCGCTTTTATTGAGTCGCGCCAGCCCCCCTTCACCGGATGCAGTGGGCCCGCACCCGGCCAATTAG
- a CDS encoding efflux RND transporter periplasmic adaptor subunit — protein MTEQVVPPPLVKRPNRTPLWIGTAVLLILTIGGYLYWQGDEPATPSATARPAATAQSEPPSGPTPSELDSTPVDVQVTKPTRRDLVYTVKLPANVSPLYQTTLYAKVAGYLKWIGPDKGDAVKKNEVVAVIDAPEVEEQYQQAVSDYKIKKLTYERLAKVWKESPDVIAKQDVDVAEAAYQGARHLMEQRVVMRDYTKVRAPYNGIVTARFADPGSLIQIATSSATSAIPLFTIMDLSTVRVYANVPQDDSPWVVPGKTSATVKVTELPNRSFSGVVTRSTLALDPATRSLLVEIDLPNTDHALRPGTFAEVALGLREIPQALVVPPQAVISTPKGKSVFIIEESKAKSVPVQTGISDGRWIEITSGLQGHEEVVAVGKRRLLDGMPVQASPFNLPEAKPSQQKFERRVPGGTPPPPTSAPNGASQKQGERP, from the coding sequence ATGACCGAACAGGTAGTCCCGCCCCCGCTCGTCAAACGCCCCAACCGTACGCCGCTCTGGATTGGAACGGCCGTGCTGCTCATCCTGACGATCGGCGGCTATCTCTATTGGCAGGGAGACGAACCGGCTACCCCCTCGGCTACAGCAAGACCGGCTGCGACGGCGCAATCGGAACCGCCCTCCGGCCCGACGCCTTCGGAACTGGACTCCACACCGGTCGATGTGCAGGTCACCAAGCCGACCCGACGAGACCTGGTCTATACGGTGAAACTACCGGCCAATGTGTCGCCGCTTTATCAAACCACGCTCTACGCCAAAGTCGCCGGCTATCTGAAATGGATCGGCCCGGACAAGGGCGACGCGGTGAAGAAGAACGAAGTGGTCGCCGTGATCGATGCGCCGGAGGTGGAAGAGCAGTATCAGCAGGCCGTGTCGGATTACAAAATCAAGAAGCTGACCTACGAGCGGCTGGCCAAGGTCTGGAAGGAATCGCCGGACGTGATCGCCAAACAGGACGTGGACGTGGCCGAGGCCGCGTACCAAGGCGCCCGACACCTGATGGAGCAGCGGGTCGTTATGCGGGACTACACCAAAGTCCGCGCACCCTACAACGGCATCGTCACCGCGCGCTTCGCCGATCCCGGCTCCTTAATTCAGATCGCCACCTCCTCAGCCACCAGCGCGATTCCGCTGTTTACGATCATGGACCTCAGCACCGTCCGCGTCTATGCGAACGTCCCGCAAGACGACAGCCCCTGGGTCGTGCCCGGCAAAACCAGCGCAACCGTGAAGGTCACGGAGCTGCCCAACCGGTCGTTCAGCGGTGTCGTCACCCGCTCCACCCTGGCGCTTGATCCCGCGACGCGAAGCCTGCTCGTCGAGATCGATTTGCCCAACACAGACCATGCGCTCCGGCCCGGCACCTTTGCCGAAGTGGCGCTCGGGTTGCGGGAAATCCCGCAGGCTCTCGTCGTTCCGCCGCAGGCGGTCATCAGCACACCCAAAGGCAAGTCGGTCTTCATCATCGAAGAGAGCAAGGCCAAATCGGTCCCCGTGCAGACCGGCATCAGCGACGGCCGCTGGATCGAAATCACCTCCGGTTTGCAGGGCCACGAAGAAGTCGTCGCGGTCGGAAAACGCCGCCTGCTGGACGGCATGCCGGTCCAGGCTTCGCCGTTCAATCTGCCTGAAGCCAAACCGTCCCAACAGAAATTCGAGCGTCGCGTTCCCGGTGGCACTCCCCCGCCGCCGACCTCCGCACCGAACGGGGCCTCGCAGAAACAGGGAGAACGCCCATGA